The genomic stretch CAGAGGAGCCTTGCCGAATCTGCATCCTCATGGCCAGAATCGTGGACAGGACTGTCACAACCATGTCGAATGTCATGCCCTCGCTCGGCAGAACCATGCTCCAGGGCAAGGAGTTGCTTGACAAGGCACGCTCCCTGAGCAATTGCTCGGAAGATGAAATCGCCCGGGGCTGCGGCTATGTGAGCCCGGGGGGGCGGCTGCTGAAAAAGAGTTTCTACAGGGCTCTGGTGGAAGCCAAGGGCTACAAGCTTGGAGGAGCCGCGACCAGCTCCGGAGTGAGCAAGGGGCGCCAGGCTGAGTTCCGCACCCGCGTGCATGGCAACGGCAACCTGCTCATCGGCCATGCCTACACACGGCGCATGGGTCTGGAGCCCGGCCAGGAGTTCCACATCCAGATCCACCACGAAACAGGCTCGATCTGGCTTCTGCCCGTCGAAGACACCAGCGGTTCAGGCGAACCGGAGACGGGCGGCGGTGAGTCCGATGCCTCTCCAGCCAGCGCTCCTCCGTCGGCGCCGCATCCCTGACACGCGTGGCGGCTGCCGGACTCGCCTTCAGTCCTCATCGGGATGGAAGCTGGCGCCGAAGGCGAGCAGGTCGACACCGCTGAACAGGAAGCTCACCCCCACCAGGATCCCCAGCACCGAGAGCTGCCCCGCCAGTTTCATCGAGAGGATCAGAATCCCCAGCACCAGGGTGACCAGGCCGTTGAGCAATCCCCAGGCCCAGCCGGGCGCACCCCGGTGGCTGATCGCCACCAGTGCCGCCACCAGACCTTCCACAAGAAACACCACCCCCACGGCCAGCGACAGGGCCGCCACCTGATCGGCCACCTGCAGCGGACCGCCGCGGAACTGGGAGATCATCCAGCCGCCGGTCACCAGGAACAGAGTCGAGACCACCAGGCGCCAGAAGGTGTGACGACGGCTGAGCTGACGGGCCCTGACCAGGTTGTCGATCCAGCCCACAAGCCCCCCCACCAGGAAGGCCAGGGCCACCATCGCCGTGATCCAGAAGGAGGCCACCACCGGGAACACCAGCGCCAGAACCCCCAGCACCAGCATCAGCACGCCTTCGGCGATGGTGAAGGTGCGAAGAGCAGCCACCTGGTGCCGCTCGAGAGGACGCAGAGGCGGAAGCGGCGACGTCATGGTGGGCCATTCAGGGGCTGGGGCGATCAGATTACGGCGACACTTCAGCCCCAGCCGTGCTCCGCCAGCCAGGCCCGATCGAGCCGGGGACCTGACACCCGAGGGGACGGCTCCTGCTGCAGCAGACGTTCGGTGTACTTCGCCAGCAGATCCGCCTCCAGGTTGACCCGATCGCCCACCTTCCGCTCCAGCAGCGTGGTGCTCACCCAGGTGTGGGGGATCACGGCGATCCAGAAGCGGTCCCCGGCCGGGCTGCTGCCCGCCACCGTGAGGCTGATGCCGTCAACGGCCACACTGGCCTTGTCGCAGACATAGCGGCCATAGGCGGGATCCTCCCAGGCCAGTTCCAGCCGCCAGGAGCCCGCCTCCTGAGCCACCGCCAGCACCTCACCAAGGCCATCGACGTGGCCGCTGACCAGGTGCCCCCCCAGACGATCCGAAAGCCGCAGCGCCGGCTCGAGATTCACGGCCGCACCGGCTTCGGCCTTGGCGGCCAGGGTGCTGCGCCGCAGCGTCTCCTCACTGACATCGGCGCGGAAGGCATCCGCCATCAGCGCACTGACCGTGAGGCAGACCCCATCAACCGCCACGCTGTCGCCGAGGGCCAGGGGATCCAGGCCGCTCAGTCCCTCGACGGTGACGCCGTGGACATGGCGCCGCAGACGGCCCACCGCCTGAACCAGACCGGTAAACATGGAGGGCTGCGGCGCTGCTGGCCATAATCGGATAAAGGGCCAGCGCTTCAGGACCATGGTGGAGATGCGCGTTGCCGGAATCGCCCTGGATGCGGCCAGCCGCAGCCCGATCGTGCTGCTCCGGGATCCCTCCGGACGCCGCCAGGTGCCGATCTGGATCGACCAGGCCCAGGCCCAGAACATCCTTGCGGGCCTGGGTGGAACGACCCCGCCCCGCCCCCTCAGCCACGACCTGATGGCCGCCCTGATGGCGGTGGGAGGAGTCAGCCTCGAGAAGGTGATCATCCACTCGATCGAGGACGCCAACTTCCGGGCCGTGCTCAAGCTCACTGATTCCGATGGCGAGGCCAGCGAACTCGACTGCCGGCCCAGC from Synechococcus sp. CBW1107 encodes the following:
- a CDS encoding AbrB family transcriptional regulator — translated: MLQGKELLDKARSLSNCSEDEIARGCGYVSPGGRLLKKSFYRALVEAKGYKLGGAATSSGVSKGRQAEFRTRVHGNGNLLIGHAYTRRMGLEPGQEFHIQIHHETGSIWLLPVEDTSGSGEPETGGGESDASPASAPPSAPHP
- a CDS encoding HdeD family acid-resistance protein, which gives rise to MTSPLPPLRPLERHQVAALRTFTIAEGVLMLVLGVLALVFPVVASFWITAMVALAFLVGGLVGWIDNLVRARQLSRRHTFWRLVVSTLFLVTGGWMISQFRGGPLQVADQVAALSLAVGVVFLVEGLVAALVAISHRGAPGWAWGLLNGLVTLVLGILILSMKLAGQLSVLGILVGVSFLFSGVDLLAFGASFHPDED
- a CDS encoding riboflavin synthase — protein: MFTGLVQAVGRLRRHVHGVTVEGLSGLDPLALGDSVAVDGVCLTVSALMADAFRADVSEETLRRSTLAAKAEAGAAVNLEPALRLSDRLGGHLVSGHVDGLGEVLAVAQEAGSWRLELAWEDPAYGRYVCDKASVAVDGISLTVAGSSPAGDRFWIAVIPHTWVSTTLLERKVGDRVNLEADLLAKYTERLLQQEPSPRVSGPRLDRAWLAEHGWG
- a CDS encoding bifunctional nuclease family protein gives rise to the protein MVEMRVAGIALDAASRSPIVLLRDPSGRRQVPIWIDQAQAQNILAGLGGTTPPRPLSHDLMAALMAVGGVSLEKVIIHSIEDANFRAVLKLTDSDGEASELDCRPSDAIALALRTGSGIWMLEEVVADASIPVDSEADAEEKADFRRFLDQVSPAELIRNLGRAQRQDSPEGGDDESGPDDAGDSPANGPMDEPPAPSSSNA